The Campylobacter sp. CN_NE2 genome contains a region encoding:
- the uvrC gene encoding excinuclease ABC subunit UvrC, whose product MLIDEIKTLPNLPGVYEYFDKNGKLLYVGKAKNLKNRVKSYFSFTPKLSPNSKNSARICKMISETTHLEYIVTPSESDALILENSFIKQLRPKYNILLRDDKTYPYIFVNLNDEFPRFEITRKLVKGSNIKYFGPYFRGGREILEILYMKFALVQKKSCIKAKKACLFHQIGRCKAPCENKISKDEYAKIVQNALNALKNPQSMIPDLLNLMMKYAENENYEEAAGIRDKIEILKDIEIKTQVDLAKLDDFEVIAVNSHSDLICAVHFSVRGGKIASSNSNIINCKNADFSDIKSVYTQVILDSFPQDSPIASTKIYVYDEFDDNELVAEILSNRHGRNFKIITPKMGEKRRICEIAYQNCEININKHLKTHNFEFQNELKEYFDLENLPINIEIFDNSHMFGTAPVGAMVAWSGDKFDKSKYRHAHLSSNNDYDQMLEFLSERAKRFEKLSPPDLWLIDGGTALLKLASDIIASSGVNVDIIAISKEKIDSKAHRAKGSAKDKICTKNGVFSLSTDDKKLQFFQKLRDEAHRFAISFHQKTKKKQDLQSSKLVNLGISQGKLKKLLDFYGSFESIYLASFDEIKSLTDTKTAEKLFKNR is encoded by the coding sequence TTGCTAATAGACGAGATTAAAACTTTGCCGAATTTACCCGGCGTTTATGAATATTTTGATAAAAACGGAAAGCTGCTTTATGTCGGCAAGGCAAAGAACCTAAAAAACCGCGTAAAAAGCTACTTTTCTTTTACGCCAAAGCTTTCGCCAAATTCAAAAAACAGCGCACGAATTTGCAAGATGATAAGCGAAACAACGCATTTAGAATATATCGTAACGCCAAGCGAAAGTGATGCGTTGATTTTAGAAAATTCATTTATCAAGCAACTTCGCCCAAAATACAATATTTTGCTAAGAGATGATAAAACTTATCCATATATTTTTGTAAATTTAAACGATGAATTTCCGCGTTTTGAAATCACAAGAAAGCTTGTAAAAGGCTCGAATATAAAATATTTTGGACCATATTTTCGTGGCGGACGAGAAATTTTAGAAATTTTATATATGAAATTTGCTCTCGTGCAAAAAAAATCGTGCATAAAAGCCAAAAAAGCTTGTTTATTTCATCAAATCGGGCGTTGCAAGGCACCATGCGAAAATAAAATTTCAAAAGATGAGTATGCAAAAATCGTGCAAAATGCCTTAAATGCACTGAAAAATCCACAAAGCATGATACCTGATTTATTAAATTTAATGATGAAATATGCCGAAAACGAAAACTACGAAGAAGCGGCCGGGATTAGGGATAAAATCGAAATTTTAAAAGATATTGAGATTAAAACCCAAGTTGATTTGGCTAAGCTTGATGATTTCGAAGTAATTGCGGTAAATTCACACTCAGATTTGATTTGTGCGGTGCATTTTAGTGTGCGTGGTGGAAAAATCGCTTCATCAAATTCAAATATCATAAACTGCAAAAATGCTGATTTTAGCGATATTAAAAGCGTTTATACGCAAGTTATTTTAGATTCTTTTCCACAGGATTCGCCGATTGCGAGCACAAAAATTTATGTTTATGACGAATTTGACGATAATGAGCTAGTGGCTGAAATTTTATCTAACAGACACGGGCGAAATTTTAAAATCATAACGCCAAAAATGGGGGAAAAACGGAGAATTTGCGAGATTGCATATCAAAACTGCGAAATAAATATAAATAAGCATTTAAAAACGCATAATTTTGAATTTCAAAATGAGTTAAAAGAGTATTTTGATTTAGAAAATTTGCCGATAAATATAGAAATTTTTGATAATTCGCACATGTTTGGAACTGCGCCTGTGGGGGCTATGGTGGCGTGGAGCGGGGATAAATTTGATAAATCAAAATATCGCCACGCTCATTTAAGCTCAAACAATGATTACGATCAAATGTTGGAATTTTTAAGCGAACGGGCAAAACGCTTTGAGAAGCTCTCTCCGCCTGATTTGTGGCTGATTGACGGCGGAACTGCGCTTTTAAAGTTGGCTAGTGATATAATAGCAAGTAGCGGTGTAAATGTCGATATAATCGCAATCTCAAAAGAAAAAATTGATTCAAAAGCTCATCGTGCAAAAGGGTCGGCAAAAGATAAAATTTGCACCAAAAACGGCGTTTTTTCACTTTCAACCGATGATAAAAAATTGCAATTTTTTCAAAAATTAAGAGATGAAGCACACCGTTTTGCCATTTCTTTTCATCAAAAAACAAAGAAAAAACAGGATTTACAAAGCTCAAAACTTGTAAATTTGGGAATTTCGCAAGGAAAATTAAAAAAATTATTAGATTTTTACGGAAGTTTTGAAAGTATCTATTTGGCGAGTTTTGATGAGATAAAATCGCTCACAGATACAAAAACAGCAGAAAAATTATTTAAAAATCGTTAA
- the guaA gene encoding glutamine-hydrolyzing GMP synthase — protein MQTADILVLDFGSQYTQLIARRLREQGVYTELIPFNASIEQIKAKSPKGLILSGGPASVYAKDAYFCDEKIFDLGLPILGICYGMQLIAHKFGGSVIPASHKEYGRAELKIAKNSQLFDGVGDDSVVWMSHADKVEILPKNFEVLATSKSSEYCVFADENRKIYAMQFHPEVIHSEFGTAMLKNFSKICGISSTWNMGSFAKEQIAKIKAKVGNDKVLCAVSGGVDSSVVAALLAHAVPENLIVVFVDNGLLRTNEARQVEEMFKLKLGVNLISVDASELFLSRLKGVTEPELKRKIIGETFIEVFDKEAKKFENVKYLAQGTLYTDVIESSPSGASKTIKSHHNVGGLPEWMKFELIEPLREIFKDEVRQLGLELGLSRDVVFRHPFPGPGLAIRIMGEVNTPNLELLRKADVILREELKSSGWYDKTWQAFCVLLNVRSVGVMGDNRTYENAVCIRVVDASDGMTASFSRLPYDLLENCSRRIINEVEGINRVVYDISSKPPATIEWE, from the coding sequence ATGCAAACAGCAGACATTTTAGTTTTGGATTTTGGCTCTCAATACACTCAGCTAATCGCACGCAGACTAAGAGAGCAAGGCGTTTATACCGAGTTAATCCCGTTTAATGCAAGTATCGAGCAAATCAAAGCAAAAAGCCCAAAAGGCTTGATTTTAAGCGGCGGACCGGCAAGCGTGTATGCAAAGGACGCTTATTTTTGCGATGAGAAAATTTTTGATTTAGGTTTGCCTATACTTGGGATTTGCTATGGAATGCAGCTAATCGCCCATAAATTTGGCGGTAGCGTAATACCTGCAAGCCACAAAGAATACGGCAGAGCAGAGCTTAAAATCGCTAAAAATTCTCAGCTTTTTGATGGCGTTGGGGACGATTCTGTCGTGTGGATGAGCCATGCCGATAAAGTAGAAATCTTGCCAAAGAATTTTGAAGTTTTAGCGACTTCAAAAAGTAGCGAGTATTGTGTATTTGCCGATGAAAATCGCAAAATTTATGCTATGCAGTTTCACCCAGAAGTCATACACAGCGAATTTGGCACAGCGATGCTTAAAAATTTCTCCAAAATTTGCGGAATTTCAAGCACTTGGAATATGGGAAGCTTCGCAAAAGAGCAAATCGCAAAAATCAAAGCAAAAGTAGGCAATGACAAAGTCCTTTGTGCGGTAAGTGGCGGCGTAGATAGCTCTGTGGTGGCAGCTCTGCTTGCTCACGCAGTGCCAGAGAATCTAATTGTAGTTTTTGTAGATAACGGACTACTTCGCACAAACGAAGCAAGGCAAGTCGAAGAGATGTTTAAGCTCAAACTTGGCGTAAATTTAATCAGCGTCGATGCGAGCGAGCTGTTTTTGAGCCGCTTAAAAGGCGTAACTGAGCCTGAGCTTAAACGCAAAATTATCGGCGAGACTTTTATCGAAGTTTTTGATAAGGAAGCCAAAAAATTTGAAAATGTAAAATATCTAGCACAAGGCACACTTTATACCGATGTGATCGAAAGTTCGCCAAGCGGGGCAAGTAAGACGATAAAAAGCCATCACAATGTAGGCGGACTGCCTGAGTGGATGAAATTTGAGCTAATCGAGCCATTGCGTGAAATTTTCAAAGACGAAGTGCGCCAGCTAGGGCTTGAACTTGGACTTTCGCGAGATGTCGTATTCCGCCACCCTTTCCCGGGACCGGGCCTTGCTATTCGCATTATGGGCGAAGTAAATACGCCAAATTTAGAGCTACTTCGCAAAGCCGATGTGATTTTAAGAGAAGAGCTAAAATCGAGTGGTTGGTATGATAAAACTTGGCAGGCATTTTGCGTATTATTAAATGTCCGAAGTGTCGGTGTCATGGGCGATAACCGCACTTATGAAAATGCAGTTTGTATCCGCGTAGTCGATGCAAGCGATGGCATGACGGCTAGTTTTTCGCGTCTTCCTTACGACCTGCTAGAAAACTGCTCACGCCGCATTATAAACGAAGTAGAAGGCATAAATAGAGTAGTTTATGATATTTCGTCCAAACCACCTGCAACTATCGAGTGGGAATAA
- a CDS encoding class I SAM-dependent methyltransferase, with protein sequence MQNKIANTLFIPLIARIHASKNFKQYFYDETAMKFEDKIPQKFLKISSEYESLASAARYYETDIMIKDFIATHGVCNVVNLGCGLETLAFRFGKNGAKFYGVDLAEVIKFRQNLLPQNDNETLISCDLFDMKWTEILDKSLPTIFVANGVFMYFTEKKY encoded by the coding sequence ATGCAAAATAAAATCGCAAATACGCTATTTATTCCATTGATCGCAAGAATTCATGCAAGTAAAAATTTCAAGCAGTATTTTTACGATGAGACGGCGATGAAATTTGAAGATAAAATCCCGCAAAAATTCCTAAAAATTTCGTCCGAATACGAGTCTTTGGCTTCTGCGGCAAGATACTATGAAACCGACATTATGATAAAGGATTTTATTGCCACACACGGCGTTTGTAATGTCGTAAATTTGGGCTGTGGCTTGGAGACTTTGGCGTTTCGTTTCGGCAAAAATGGGGCGAAATTTTACGGCGTTGATTTGGCAGAAGTTATCAAATTTAGGCAAAATTTGCTACCACAAAATGATAATGAAACTCTGATTTCATGCGATTTATTTGATATGAAATGGACAGAAATTTTAGATAAAAGCTTGCCTACGATTTTTGTCGCAAACGGCGTTTTTATGTATTTTACCGAGAAAAAATACTAA
- a CDS encoding endonuclease MutS2, which yields MKNDIFSRLDLSEYLDKFNAFLSREKPLFLEGDSKINYEKIYEFAKFDITLCEKVANLDDALMRITKHAVLHISEIYEFAKIIKYFLYLKKQPFSGKLAESLLKIEIPSVIVEISGYFDKDGNFKDSIDERFSALNEAYKIKKEEINVELKRLIYAKSISPYLVDTQIHYIGESEALLVRGGFNHALKGSVIGRSSGGYFYVTPDSISRLKSAQSEILDKKEELIFEHCKEISQIFNKNYLFLKFINHAFDGFDGLIARAMMMRNNDFEIVLNDSSKDIILRDFSHPALKNPKPVSASFTGKVLLITGVNAGGKSMLLKSILSACILSKYLLPMKIGAQHSKIGNFKEFELIMEDPQSVKNDISTFAGRMMSFSKLFGRKNLLIGVDEIELGTDFEEAASLYSVIISNLMQNDIKMVITTHHKRLAMLLAKDKSVDLCAALYDEKNSVPKYEFLKGTIGKSYAFETALRYGINANLVSLAKQTYGEDKENLNEAISKAINLELELKAELEKVKLKEQKLGILTQSLKEQKERNDSEFRAVLNKLEREYYFAIEEAKKTLKLNDTKEKQRAINRANELKNSVTLPQGGDSAPIEFKIGDRVKYEKIKGEIVAMSKNDATIESDGIRLRVPLNLLKRSGNMPSPKPNSVNIKVQKPQTASVVLDLHGLRAEEAIERLDKFISQSLVMGFDEVIVKHGIGTGKLAFAVKEFLKTHPSVKEFRDGSPSEGGFGSKIVRF from the coding sequence ATGAAAAATGATATTTTTTCTCGCCTTGATTTGAGCGAATATTTGGATAAATTTAACGCCTTTTTATCGCGTGAAAAACCACTATTTTTAGAAGGCGACAGCAAAATCAACTATGAAAAAATTTACGAATTTGCTAAATTTGACATCACGCTTTGTGAAAAAGTAGCAAATTTGGATGACGCTTTAATGCGAATCACCAAGCATGCCGTGCTTCACATAAGCGAAATTTACGAGTTTGCTAAAATTATAAAATATTTTTTGTATCTTAAAAAACAGCCATTTAGCGGGAAACTAGCCGAGAGTTTGCTAAAAATCGAAATTCCTAGCGTGATTGTCGAAATTTCAGGTTATTTTGATAAAGACGGAAACTTCAAAGACAGCATTGATGAGCGATTTTCTGCGTTAAATGAAGCCTATAAAATCAAAAAGGAAGAGATAAATGTTGAGCTTAAAAGGCTAATTTATGCTAAATCAATAAGCCCGTATTTAGTTGATACTCAAATTCACTACATTGGCGAAAGCGAAGCGCTTTTGGTGCGTGGCGGATTTAATCACGCGCTAAAAGGAAGTGTCATCGGGCGAAGTAGCGGCGGATATTTTTATGTAACGCCTGATAGCATTTCTAGGCTCAAATCAGCCCAAAGCGAGATTTTGGATAAAAAAGAAGAGCTTATTTTTGAACATTGCAAAGAAATTTCGCAAATTTTTAATAAAAATTATCTATTTTTAAAATTTATAAATCACGCATTTGACGGCTTTGACGGACTTATCGCTAGGGCGATGATGATGAGAAATAATGATTTTGAGATAGTTTTAAACGATAGTTCAAAAGACATTATTTTGCGTGATTTTTCTCACCCGGCTCTAAAAAATCCAAAACCCGTAAGTGCCAGTTTTACGGGCAAAGTTTTGCTGATTACCGGTGTTAATGCCGGCGGAAAAAGTATGCTTTTAAAATCGATTTTAAGTGCTTGTATTTTAAGCAAATATCTTTTGCCGATGAAAATTGGCGCCCAGCACTCTAAAATCGGCAATTTCAAAGAATTTGAACTCATCATGGAAGATCCGCAAAGCGTGAAAAATGACATTTCGACTTTTGCGGGGCGAATGATGAGTTTTTCAAAGCTTTTTGGACGCAAAAATTTGCTTATCGGTGTCGATGAAATCGAGCTTGGAACCGATTTTGAAGAAGCAGCTAGTCTTTATAGCGTGATAATTTCAAATTTAATGCAAAATGACATAAAAATGGTTATCACAACGCACCACAAACGCCTTGCTATGTTACTAGCAAAAGATAAAAGCGTGGATTTGTGTGCTGCACTTTATGATGAAAAAAACTCCGTCCCAAAATATGAGTTTTTAAAAGGCACGATTGGCAAGTCTTATGCCTTTGAAACTGCACTTAGATATGGCATAAATGCGAATTTGGTGAGCCTTGCAAAACAAACTTACGGCGAAGATAAAGAAAATCTAAACGAAGCCATTTCAAAGGCGATAAATTTGGAATTAGAGCTAAAAGCGGAGCTTGAAAAGGTAAAATTAAAAGAGCAAAAACTGGGTATCTTAACGCAGAGTTTAAAAGAGCAAAAAGAGCGCAACGATAGCGAATTTAGAGCGGTTTTAAATAAGCTTGAAAGGGAGTATTATTTCGCCATAGAAGAAGCCAAAAAAACGCTAAAACTAAACGATACAAAAGAGAAACAAAGAGCGATAAATAGGGCAAATGAGCTTAAAAATTCGGTTACGCTACCGCAAGGGGGCGACTCTGCGCCGATAGAATTTAAAATCGGCGATAGGGTGAAATATGAAAAAATAAAAGGCGAAATTGTTGCGATGAGTAAAAACGATGCTACGATTGAAAGCGACGGAATTCGCCTTAGAGTGCCACTAAATTTGCTAAAACGAAGCGGAAATATGCCGTCGCCAAAACCAAATTCGGTAAATATCAAAGTGCAAAAACCGCAAACGGCTTCTGTGGTGCTAGATCTGCACGGACTAAGAGCCGAAGAAGCTATCGAAAGACTTGATAAATTTATCAGCCAAAGCCTTGTAATGGGCTTTGACGAAGTTATAGTCAAACACGGCATAGGCACAGGAAAACTAGCTTTTGCTGTAAAAGAGTTTTTAAAAACGCACCCAAGCGTAAAAGAATTTCGCGACGGAAGCCCAAGTGAAGGCGGTTTTGGAAGCAAAATCGTGAGATTTTGA